From the genome of Antennarius striatus isolate MH-2024 chromosome 19, ASM4005453v1, whole genome shotgun sequence, one region includes:
- the LOC137612990 gene encoding toll-like receptor 5, whose amino-acid sequence MRMSCLLVAVIGLFLQVPSGSSCLIRGSIADCSSQKYSWVPPLPPNITHLYLQMNHISEINATSLSGLEELHQLDLGFQSVPLVIQNYTFIGNRRLRKLVLGFNVGLRLEPKAFVGLSGLKDLFLDYCRLQDSILTENYLEPLSSLETLDLFGNQIKRVQPSMFFANMTNLKQLNLKLNPIEQICEPDLAAFQGKRFEVLNLDSVRFKAMSNKTFSWEKCRNPFRGMSIEKLHLSDNGFTVSQLDQMFRAIKGTKISHLKMSGHIGRGFSFTNLPDPDCRTFEGLRNSSIDTLDLSKNRIFALQQGVFRPLEEVRIIDVSQNRVNQIHRNAFEGLEGHLRMLNLSNNLLGEIYSHSFASLTNLKVLDLSYNHIGALGFASFRGLPYLKALFLTGNSLRDLGFISSLPSLDYLLLNDNKLMSSSVRPVTRFARNIKYLDIQDNRLTNLGDVYTLLAEMKELQILFYGGNTIRWCESNSVIGVNNLKVLDLHGSSLQSLWSQGKCLDLFDNLSPLAGLNLSFNALRTLPQGIFKGLTSLVEMDLSFNTLTYLQPDVLPKSLKLLHLSNNFIASPDPAAFHSLLFLDLKMNRFHCDPNLKGFLTWMNETNITFLSPVQELRCEFPSGSYDVPLLDYSADVNKQ is encoded by the exons ATGAGGATGTCGTGTCTTCTGGTGGCTGTCATTGGCCTTTTCCTGCAG GTGCCCAGTGGTTCATCCTGCCTCATTAGAGGTTCTATCGCCGACTGCAGCTCCCAGAAATACAGCtgggttcctcctcttcctcccaacATCACCCACCTGTACTTGCAGATGAACCACATCAGTGAGATCAACGCCACCTCCCTGTCTGGCCTAGAGGAGCTGCACCAGCTGGACCTGGGATTTCAGAGTGTGCCGCTTGTAATCCAGAACTACACCTTCATTGGGAATCGCCGCCTGAGGAAGCTGGTGCTTGGCTTCAACGTCGGCCTTCGTCTGGAGCCAAAGGCTTTCGTGGGACTCTCTGGATTGAAGGATCTGTTCCTAGACTACTGTCGACTTCAAGACTCCATCCTGACAGAGAACTATCTGGAGCCTCTATCGTCTTTGGAGACTCTTGACCTCTTTGGTAACCAGATAAAGAGAGTCCAGCCGTCAATGTTCTTTGCCAACATGACTAATTTAAAACAACTGAATCTCAAATTGAACCCAATTGAGCAAATATGTGAGCCTGATTTGGCTGCTTTCCAGGGGAAGCGCTTTGAGGTTCTGAACTTGGACTCTGTTCGCTTTAAGGCCATGTCTAACAAAACTTTCAGCTGGGAAAAATGCAGGAATCCTTTCAGAGGAATGTCCATTGAAAAACTCCACCTTTCCGACAATGGATTTACTGTCAGTCAGTTAGATCAGATGTTCAGAGCCATCAAAGGCACCAAGATCTCCCACCTGAAGATGTCAGGACACATAGGTAGAGGCTTTTCATTCACTAATCTCCCTGATCCGGACTGCAGGACATTCGAAGGCCTGAGGAACAGTTCGATTGACACTTTGGATCTGTCTAAAAACAGGATATTTGCTTTGCAGCAGGGGGTTTTCAGGCCACTGGAAGAGGTTCGGATTATTGATGTTTCCCAAAACAGAGTCAATCAGATCCACAGAAATGCTTTCGAGGGACTTGAGGGACATTTGAGAATGCTCAACCTCTCCAACAACCTGCTGGGAGAAATTTACTCTCACTCGTTTGCCTCCCTGACCAACCTGAAGGTGTTAGATCTGTCTTACAATCACATTGGTGCTCTGGGTTTCGCCTCCTTTAGGGGACTCCCCTACCTGAAAGCTTTATTTCTAACTGGGAATTCTTTGCGTGACCTTGGATTCATTTCGTCTCTACCCAGTTTAGATTATCTCCTGTTAAATGACAATAAGCTGATGTCGTCATCGGTGAGACCTGTCACACGATTTGCAAGAAATATTAAGTATCTAGACATTCAGGACAATAGACTAACAAACCTCGGAGATGTTTACACACTTTTGGCTGAAATGAAAGAGCTCCAGATTCTCTTCTATggaggaaacacaatcaggtgGTGTGAAAGCAATTCCGTGATTGGCGTGAATAATTTAAAGGTCTTGGATCTTCACGGCAGCTCTCTGCAGTCTTTGTGGTCTCAAGGGAAATGCCTGGATCTGTTTGATAACCTCAGTCCTCTGGCTGGTCTCAATCTGAGCTTCAATGCTCTGCGGACTCTCCCTCAGGGTATCTTTAAGGGTCTCACCTCCTTGGTTGAGATGGACCTCTCATTCAACACCTTAACTTATCTCCAGCCTGATGTTCTACCCAAAAGTCTTAAGCTTCTCCACCTTTCCAACAACTTCATAGCATCCCCTGACCCCGCTGCATTtcactccctcctcttccttgaTCTGAAAATGAACAGATTCCACTGTGATCCAAACCTGAAGGGATTCCTGACGTGGATGAACGAGACCAACATCACGTTTTTAAGTCCCGTCCAGGAGCTCAGATGTGAATTTCCTTCGGGCTCCTATGATGTTCCACTATTGGATTATTCTGCTGATGTcaacaaacagtaa
- the LOC137612991 gene encoding dystrobrevin beta-like isoform X3, with the protein MVMEEGGLSDRGRGTSAGIEERQLFVELAEQNFDAICLATYRTACKLRFIQKRCNLHLIDIYNVIEAVRDAGLNAVESNAGISLIRLENLVSSLFNQLSKRLPTTHIINPRESTALLLQFLLAATNSEPDGRLTVLSVKSMLAMICGGKLVDKLRYVFSQVSDSGGILVQSKFDSFLKEALKLPTAVHEGPSFGYAHTLARSCFPQQKRVMLNMFLDIIAEPPQCLVWLPLMHRMANVEHVYHPISCSYCRGNGMTGFRYRCLRCRSYQLCQDCFWRGNVSGSHSNQHQMKEHSSWKSPATKLGRALGRTLGCVSSREPSHPIYPEEPERTINLTNIVPSRPIRDTSEAMLLSSSVPESSKSLAAAQRMNEEHALIAAYVNRLQTSPCSVDSPSRQDEEHKLIARYTSKLAETDGAGVISNRSINFDVNKQKRELIAQLECRNREILAEIKRLRAQHEAACQASPEKGSTNPTLLAELRLLRQRKDELEQRMSSLQESRRELMVQLEGLMKLLKDEEQRQAAQAAGSSHGTPCRPSPSSARSVGAVSPQAHVHLPQDSLAGVGGDVQEAFAQGPRRNLRNDLLVAADSITNTVSSLVKELHSDDVREEEERLLNGKDRG; encoded by the exons atggtgatggaggaggggggtCTGAGTGACAGGGGGAGAGGGACCTCAGCAGGAATAGAGGAGAGGCAGCTCTTCGTGGAGCTTG CCGAGCAGAACTTTGATGCCATTTGCCTCGCGACATATCGGACAGCATGCAAACTCAGATTCATACAGAAGAGATGCAACT tgcATCTGATCGACATTTACAACGTAATCGAGGCCGTGCGGGACGCTGGTCTGAACGCCGTGGAGTCCAACGCCGGGATCTCACTGATCAGACTAGAGAACTTGGTGTCGTCGCTGTTCAATCAGCTCAGCAAGCGGCTACCCACCACCCACATCATCAACCCGAGAGAGAGCACCGCGCTGCTGCTGCAATTCTTACTGGCCGCTACCAACAG CGAGCCGGACGGCCGTCTGACGGTGCTCTCCGTGAAGTCGATGTTGGCCATGATCTGTGGAGGAAAACTGGTGGATAAACTCCGAT atgtatTTTCTCAGGTATCTGACTCAGGCGGCATTTTGGTGCAGTCCAAATTTGACAGTTTTCTGAAGGAGGCCCTCAAGCTGCCCACTGCTGTACATGAAGGACCGTCCTTTGGTTACGCCCACACCCTAGCACGCTCATGTTTCCCACAACAG AAGAGAGTGATGCTCAATATGTTCCTGGACATCATAGCAGAACCTCCTCAGTGTCTGGTTTGGCTTCCTCTCATGCACCGCATGGCCAACGTGGAgcatg TCTATCATCCCATCTCGTGCTCCTACTGTCGTGGCAACGGAATGACGGGCTTCCGCTACCGCTGCCTCCGTTGCCGCAGTTACCAACTCTGCCAAGACTGTTTCTGGCGTGGCAACGTCAGTGGCTCTCATAGCAACCAGCATCAGATGAAGGAGCACTCGTCCTGG AAGTCGCCGGCGACAAAACTTGGTCGAGCCCTGGGCAGGACTCTGGGTTGTGTGTCATCCAGAGAACCTTCTCATCCAATTTACCCAGAGGAACCTGAGAGGACCATCAACCTCACCAACATAGT CCCCTCTCGTCCGATTAGGGACACCAGTGAGGCCATGTTGCTGTCCTCATCGGTGCCAGAGTCCTCCAAGAG TTTGGCAGCTGCTCAGCGAATGAACGAGGAACACGCTCTGATCGCTGCGTATGTGAATCGACTCCAGACCAGCCCATG CAGCGTGGACAGTCCCAGCAGGCAGGATGAGGAGCACAAGCTGATCGCCCGCTACACCTCCAAACTGGCAGAAACCGACGGCGCAGGA GTAATATCCAACCGCAGCATCAACTTTGATGTGAACAAACAGAAGAGGGAGCTCATCGCTCAACTGGAGTGCAGAAACAG AGAGATCTTGGCAGAGATCAAACGTCTCCGTGCCCAGCATGAAGCGGCGTGCCAGGCCAGCCCGGAGAAGGGCAGCACCAACCCCACGCTACTCGCTGAGCTCCGTCTGCTCAG acaAAGGAAAGACGAGCTGGAACAGAGGATGTCGTCTCTGCAAGAGAGCAGGAGGGAGCTGATGGTACAGCTGGAGGGACTGATGAAGCTGCTCAag GATGAGGAGCAGCGACAGGCA GCGCAGGCAGCCGGCTCCTCTCACGGTACTCCTTGTCGGCCGAGCCCATCGTCGGCCCGATCCGTGGGCGCCGTCTCCCCGCAGGCTCACGTCCATCTTCCTCAGGATTCGCTCGCCGGGGTGGGCGGTGACGTACAAGAAGCGTTTGCTCAAG GCCCGAGGAGGAACCTGAGGAACGACCTCCTGGTAGCAGCCGACTCCATCACCAACACCGTCTCGTCACTGGTCAAAGAGCTCCACTCTG ATGATGttcgggaggaagaggagagattGCTGAATGGAAAGGACCGAG GTTAA
- the LOC137612991 gene encoding dystrobrevin beta-like isoform X4 codes for MVMEEGGLSDRGRGTSAGIEERQLFVELAEQNFDAICLATYRTACKLRFIQKRCNLHLIDIYNVIEAVRDAGLNAVESNAGISLIRLENLVSSLFNQLSKRLPTTHIINPRESTALLLQFLLAATNSEPDGRLTVLSVKSMLAMICGGKLVDKLRYVFSQVSDSGGILVQSKFDSFLKEALKLPTAVHEGPSFGYAHTLARSCFPQQKRVMLNMFLDIIAEPPQCLVWLPLMHRMANVEHVYHPISCSYCRGNGMTGFRYRCLRCRSYQLCQDCFWRGNVSGSHSNQHQMKEHSSWKSPATKLGRALGRTLGCVSSREPSHPIYPEEPERTINLTNIVPSRPIRDTSEAMLLSSSVPESSKSLAAAQRMNEEHALIAAYVNRLQTSPCSVDSPSRQDEEHKLIARYTSKLAETDGAGVISNRSINFDVNKQKRELIAQLECRNREILAEIKRLRAQHEAACQASPEKGSTNPTLLAELRLLRQRKDELEQRMSSLQESRRELMVQLEGLMKLLKAQAAGSSHGTPCRPSPSSARSVGAVSPQAHVHLPQDSLAGVGGDVQEAFAQGPRRNLRNDLLVAADSITNTVSSLVKELHSDDVREEEERLLNGKDRAG; via the exons atggtgatggaggaggggggtCTGAGTGACAGGGGGAGAGGGACCTCAGCAGGAATAGAGGAGAGGCAGCTCTTCGTGGAGCTTG CCGAGCAGAACTTTGATGCCATTTGCCTCGCGACATATCGGACAGCATGCAAACTCAGATTCATACAGAAGAGATGCAACT tgcATCTGATCGACATTTACAACGTAATCGAGGCCGTGCGGGACGCTGGTCTGAACGCCGTGGAGTCCAACGCCGGGATCTCACTGATCAGACTAGAGAACTTGGTGTCGTCGCTGTTCAATCAGCTCAGCAAGCGGCTACCCACCACCCACATCATCAACCCGAGAGAGAGCACCGCGCTGCTGCTGCAATTCTTACTGGCCGCTACCAACAG CGAGCCGGACGGCCGTCTGACGGTGCTCTCCGTGAAGTCGATGTTGGCCATGATCTGTGGAGGAAAACTGGTGGATAAACTCCGAT atgtatTTTCTCAGGTATCTGACTCAGGCGGCATTTTGGTGCAGTCCAAATTTGACAGTTTTCTGAAGGAGGCCCTCAAGCTGCCCACTGCTGTACATGAAGGACCGTCCTTTGGTTACGCCCACACCCTAGCACGCTCATGTTTCCCACAACAG AAGAGAGTGATGCTCAATATGTTCCTGGACATCATAGCAGAACCTCCTCAGTGTCTGGTTTGGCTTCCTCTCATGCACCGCATGGCCAACGTGGAgcatg TCTATCATCCCATCTCGTGCTCCTACTGTCGTGGCAACGGAATGACGGGCTTCCGCTACCGCTGCCTCCGTTGCCGCAGTTACCAACTCTGCCAAGACTGTTTCTGGCGTGGCAACGTCAGTGGCTCTCATAGCAACCAGCATCAGATGAAGGAGCACTCGTCCTGG AAGTCGCCGGCGACAAAACTTGGTCGAGCCCTGGGCAGGACTCTGGGTTGTGTGTCATCCAGAGAACCTTCTCATCCAATTTACCCAGAGGAACCTGAGAGGACCATCAACCTCACCAACATAGT CCCCTCTCGTCCGATTAGGGACACCAGTGAGGCCATGTTGCTGTCCTCATCGGTGCCAGAGTCCTCCAAGAG TTTGGCAGCTGCTCAGCGAATGAACGAGGAACACGCTCTGATCGCTGCGTATGTGAATCGACTCCAGACCAGCCCATG CAGCGTGGACAGTCCCAGCAGGCAGGATGAGGAGCACAAGCTGATCGCCCGCTACACCTCCAAACTGGCAGAAACCGACGGCGCAGGA GTAATATCCAACCGCAGCATCAACTTTGATGTGAACAAACAGAAGAGGGAGCTCATCGCTCAACTGGAGTGCAGAAACAG AGAGATCTTGGCAGAGATCAAACGTCTCCGTGCCCAGCATGAAGCGGCGTGCCAGGCCAGCCCGGAGAAGGGCAGCACCAACCCCACGCTACTCGCTGAGCTCCGTCTGCTCAG acaAAGGAAAGACGAGCTGGAACAGAGGATGTCGTCTCTGCAAGAGAGCAGGAGGGAGCTGATGGTACAGCTGGAGGGACTGATGAAGCTGCTCAag GCGCAGGCAGCCGGCTCCTCTCACGGTACTCCTTGTCGGCCGAGCCCATCGTCGGCCCGATCCGTGGGCGCCGTCTCCCCGCAGGCTCACGTCCATCTTCCTCAGGATTCGCTCGCCGGGGTGGGCGGTGACGTACAAGAAGCGTTTGCTCAAG GCCCGAGGAGGAACCTGAGGAACGACCTCCTGGTAGCAGCCGACTCCATCACCAACACCGTCTCGTCACTGGTCAAAGAGCTCCACTCTG ATGATGttcgggaggaagaggagagattGCTGAATGGAAAGGACCGAG caGGTTAA
- the LOC137612991 gene encoding dystrobrevin beta-like isoform X1: MVMEEGGLSDRGRGTSAGIEERQLFVELAEQNFDAICLATYRTACKLRFIQKRCNLHLIDIYNVIEAVRDAGLNAVESNAGISLIRLENLVSSLFNQLSKRLPTTHIINPRESTALLLQFLLAATNSEPDGRLTVLSVKSMLAMICGGKLVDKLRYVFSQVSDSGGILVQSKFDSFLKEALKLPTAVHEGPSFGYAHTLARSCFPQQKRVMLNMFLDIIAEPPQCLVWLPLMHRMANVEHVYHPISCSYCRGNGMTGFRYRCLRCRSYQLCQDCFWRGNVSGSHSNQHQMKEHSSWKSPATKLGRALGRTLGCVSSREPSHPIYPEEPERTINLTNIVPSRPIRDTSEAMLLSSSVPESSKSLAAAQRMNEEHALIAAYVNRLQTSPCSVDSPSRQDEEHKLIARYTSKLAETDGAGVISNRSINFDVNKQKRELIAQLECRNREILAEIKRLRAQHEAACQASPEKGSTNPTLLAELRLLRQRKDELEQRMSSLQESRRELMVQLEGLMKLLKDEEQRQAAQAAGSSHGTPCRPSPSSARSVGAVSPQAHVHLPQDSLAGVGGDVQEAFAQGPRRNLRNDLLVAADSITNTVSSLVKELHSDDVREEEERLLNGKDRAG, encoded by the exons atggtgatggaggaggggggtCTGAGTGACAGGGGGAGAGGGACCTCAGCAGGAATAGAGGAGAGGCAGCTCTTCGTGGAGCTTG CCGAGCAGAACTTTGATGCCATTTGCCTCGCGACATATCGGACAGCATGCAAACTCAGATTCATACAGAAGAGATGCAACT tgcATCTGATCGACATTTACAACGTAATCGAGGCCGTGCGGGACGCTGGTCTGAACGCCGTGGAGTCCAACGCCGGGATCTCACTGATCAGACTAGAGAACTTGGTGTCGTCGCTGTTCAATCAGCTCAGCAAGCGGCTACCCACCACCCACATCATCAACCCGAGAGAGAGCACCGCGCTGCTGCTGCAATTCTTACTGGCCGCTACCAACAG CGAGCCGGACGGCCGTCTGACGGTGCTCTCCGTGAAGTCGATGTTGGCCATGATCTGTGGAGGAAAACTGGTGGATAAACTCCGAT atgtatTTTCTCAGGTATCTGACTCAGGCGGCATTTTGGTGCAGTCCAAATTTGACAGTTTTCTGAAGGAGGCCCTCAAGCTGCCCACTGCTGTACATGAAGGACCGTCCTTTGGTTACGCCCACACCCTAGCACGCTCATGTTTCCCACAACAG AAGAGAGTGATGCTCAATATGTTCCTGGACATCATAGCAGAACCTCCTCAGTGTCTGGTTTGGCTTCCTCTCATGCACCGCATGGCCAACGTGGAgcatg TCTATCATCCCATCTCGTGCTCCTACTGTCGTGGCAACGGAATGACGGGCTTCCGCTACCGCTGCCTCCGTTGCCGCAGTTACCAACTCTGCCAAGACTGTTTCTGGCGTGGCAACGTCAGTGGCTCTCATAGCAACCAGCATCAGATGAAGGAGCACTCGTCCTGG AAGTCGCCGGCGACAAAACTTGGTCGAGCCCTGGGCAGGACTCTGGGTTGTGTGTCATCCAGAGAACCTTCTCATCCAATTTACCCAGAGGAACCTGAGAGGACCATCAACCTCACCAACATAGT CCCCTCTCGTCCGATTAGGGACACCAGTGAGGCCATGTTGCTGTCCTCATCGGTGCCAGAGTCCTCCAAGAG TTTGGCAGCTGCTCAGCGAATGAACGAGGAACACGCTCTGATCGCTGCGTATGTGAATCGACTCCAGACCAGCCCATG CAGCGTGGACAGTCCCAGCAGGCAGGATGAGGAGCACAAGCTGATCGCCCGCTACACCTCCAAACTGGCAGAAACCGACGGCGCAGGA GTAATATCCAACCGCAGCATCAACTTTGATGTGAACAAACAGAAGAGGGAGCTCATCGCTCAACTGGAGTGCAGAAACAG AGAGATCTTGGCAGAGATCAAACGTCTCCGTGCCCAGCATGAAGCGGCGTGCCAGGCCAGCCCGGAGAAGGGCAGCACCAACCCCACGCTACTCGCTGAGCTCCGTCTGCTCAG acaAAGGAAAGACGAGCTGGAACAGAGGATGTCGTCTCTGCAAGAGAGCAGGAGGGAGCTGATGGTACAGCTGGAGGGACTGATGAAGCTGCTCAag GATGAGGAGCAGCGACAGGCA GCGCAGGCAGCCGGCTCCTCTCACGGTACTCCTTGTCGGCCGAGCCCATCGTCGGCCCGATCCGTGGGCGCCGTCTCCCCGCAGGCTCACGTCCATCTTCCTCAGGATTCGCTCGCCGGGGTGGGCGGTGACGTACAAGAAGCGTTTGCTCAAG GCCCGAGGAGGAACCTGAGGAACGACCTCCTGGTAGCAGCCGACTCCATCACCAACACCGTCTCGTCACTGGTCAAAGAGCTCCACTCTG ATGATGttcgggaggaagaggagagattGCTGAATGGAAAGGACCGAG caGGTTAA
- the LOC137612991 gene encoding dystrobrevin beta-like isoform X2, whose amino-acid sequence MVMEEGGLSDRGRGTSAGIEERQLFVELAEQNFDAICLATYRTACKLRFIQKRCNLHLIDIYNVIEAVRDAGLNAVESNAGISLIRLENLVSSLFNQLSKRLPTTHIINPRESTALLLQFLLAATNSEPDGRLTVLSVKSMLAMICGGKLVDKLRYVFSQVSDSGGILVQSKFDSFLKEALKLPTAVHEGPSFGYAHTLARSCFPQQKRVMLNMFLDIIAEPPQCLVWLPLMHRMANVEHVYHPISCSYCRGNGMTGFRYRCLRCRSYQLCQDCFWRGNVSGSHSNQHQMKEHSSWKSPATKLGRALGRTLGCVSSREPSHPIYPEEPERTINLTNIVPSRPIRDTSEAMLLSSSVPESSKSLAAAQRMNEEHALIAAYVNRLQTSPCVDSPSRQDEEHKLIARYTSKLAETDGAGVISNRSINFDVNKQKRELIAQLECRNREILAEIKRLRAQHEAACQASPEKGSTNPTLLAELRLLRQRKDELEQRMSSLQESRRELMVQLEGLMKLLKDEEQRQAAQAAGSSHGTPCRPSPSSARSVGAVSPQAHVHLPQDSLAGVGGDVQEAFAQGPRRNLRNDLLVAADSITNTVSSLVKELHSDDVREEEERLLNGKDRAG is encoded by the exons atggtgatggaggaggggggtCTGAGTGACAGGGGGAGAGGGACCTCAGCAGGAATAGAGGAGAGGCAGCTCTTCGTGGAGCTTG CCGAGCAGAACTTTGATGCCATTTGCCTCGCGACATATCGGACAGCATGCAAACTCAGATTCATACAGAAGAGATGCAACT tgcATCTGATCGACATTTACAACGTAATCGAGGCCGTGCGGGACGCTGGTCTGAACGCCGTGGAGTCCAACGCCGGGATCTCACTGATCAGACTAGAGAACTTGGTGTCGTCGCTGTTCAATCAGCTCAGCAAGCGGCTACCCACCACCCACATCATCAACCCGAGAGAGAGCACCGCGCTGCTGCTGCAATTCTTACTGGCCGCTACCAACAG CGAGCCGGACGGCCGTCTGACGGTGCTCTCCGTGAAGTCGATGTTGGCCATGATCTGTGGAGGAAAACTGGTGGATAAACTCCGAT atgtatTTTCTCAGGTATCTGACTCAGGCGGCATTTTGGTGCAGTCCAAATTTGACAGTTTTCTGAAGGAGGCCCTCAAGCTGCCCACTGCTGTACATGAAGGACCGTCCTTTGGTTACGCCCACACCCTAGCACGCTCATGTTTCCCACAACAG AAGAGAGTGATGCTCAATATGTTCCTGGACATCATAGCAGAACCTCCTCAGTGTCTGGTTTGGCTTCCTCTCATGCACCGCATGGCCAACGTGGAgcatg TCTATCATCCCATCTCGTGCTCCTACTGTCGTGGCAACGGAATGACGGGCTTCCGCTACCGCTGCCTCCGTTGCCGCAGTTACCAACTCTGCCAAGACTGTTTCTGGCGTGGCAACGTCAGTGGCTCTCATAGCAACCAGCATCAGATGAAGGAGCACTCGTCCTGG AAGTCGCCGGCGACAAAACTTGGTCGAGCCCTGGGCAGGACTCTGGGTTGTGTGTCATCCAGAGAACCTTCTCATCCAATTTACCCAGAGGAACCTGAGAGGACCATCAACCTCACCAACATAGT CCCCTCTCGTCCGATTAGGGACACCAGTGAGGCCATGTTGCTGTCCTCATCGGTGCCAGAGTCCTCCAAGAG TTTGGCAGCTGCTCAGCGAATGAACGAGGAACACGCTCTGATCGCTGCGTATGTGAATCGACTCCAGACCAGCCCATG CGTGGACAGTCCCAGCAGGCAGGATGAGGAGCACAAGCTGATCGCCCGCTACACCTCCAAACTGGCAGAAACCGACGGCGCAGGA GTAATATCCAACCGCAGCATCAACTTTGATGTGAACAAACAGAAGAGGGAGCTCATCGCTCAACTGGAGTGCAGAAACAG AGAGATCTTGGCAGAGATCAAACGTCTCCGTGCCCAGCATGAAGCGGCGTGCCAGGCCAGCCCGGAGAAGGGCAGCACCAACCCCACGCTACTCGCTGAGCTCCGTCTGCTCAG acaAAGGAAAGACGAGCTGGAACAGAGGATGTCGTCTCTGCAAGAGAGCAGGAGGGAGCTGATGGTACAGCTGGAGGGACTGATGAAGCTGCTCAag GATGAGGAGCAGCGACAGGCA GCGCAGGCAGCCGGCTCCTCTCACGGTACTCCTTGTCGGCCGAGCCCATCGTCGGCCCGATCCGTGGGCGCCGTCTCCCCGCAGGCTCACGTCCATCTTCCTCAGGATTCGCTCGCCGGGGTGGGCGGTGACGTACAAGAAGCGTTTGCTCAAG GCCCGAGGAGGAACCTGAGGAACGACCTCCTGGTAGCAGCCGACTCCATCACCAACACCGTCTCGTCACTGGTCAAAGAGCTCCACTCTG ATGATGttcgggaggaagaggagagattGCTGAATGGAAAGGACCGAG caGGTTAA